CTCTCCTCCGCCATGCACAGCTTGATCTGCGTGGACCGCCTTGGCCAGCCCCTCTCACCGTCCATTACCTGGGCTGATGGACGCAGCCTGGAGCAAGCGATCCGCTTAAAACAGGCCCATGAGGAACTTTATCTGAAAACGGGCACGCCTCATCATCCCATGTCACCTTTGGCCAAATTGATGTGGATGAGAGACAACCGCTACCCTGCTTATCAGCAAGCAAATGCATTTATCTCCATTAAGGAATATATCCTATTCAAATGGTTTGGCGTTTCTGTGGTGGATTACGCTATCGCTTCTGCCACAGGATTATTCAATATACACAAGCTGAATTGGGAAGAAGAGGCACTGGAGTTGGCCGGCATCTCCATCGAGCAACTTTCTCAAGCTGTCCCGCCTACCTGTGTATTGCAAGGCTTGAAAGATCCAGTTGCCCGGGATACAGGGCTTCCGGCGGATACCCCCTTTGTCATTGGGGCCAGTGACGGCCCGCTGGCCAACCTTGGGATTGGCGCCATTGATTCAGGAGAGGTGGCTGTCACAATAGGAACAAGCGGGGCGATACGCCAGCTGACACCTGCTCCCCATTTAGATAAGAAACAGGAAGTGTTTTGTTATGCCTTTACAGACGGGTGGTGGGTTATGGGGGGAGCAACGAACAACGGGGGCATCGTGTTGCGCTGGTTAAAAGACATGTTTCAAGGGGACAATCATCTTGGAGAAACAACGGCTTATGAAGAGCTTCTTGAAGCAGCCCGGCATGCTCCTCCTGGTGCCAATGGCCTGCTTTTTCTTCCTTTTATCAATGGAGAGCGGGCTCCCTATTGGGACGCTAATGCCCGAGGCACTTTCGTAGGACTGACGGGCGCTCACCAAAAAGAGGAAATAATCCGGGCCGCATTGGAAGGAGTTATTTTTAACCTGTATAGCGTAGCCCAGTCCCTGCAAAGATTGGGTGTCGGCCAGGAGACCATACTGGCCAGCGGAGGATTTGCCCGCTCACCCCTTTGGCTGCAGCTTCTGGCTGATATTTTTGGTGTCCAAGTGAAGGTACCCAAAAGTTATCAAAGCTCAGCTTGGGGGGCTGCCTGGATGGCCGCTTTTGCTTTGGGAGAGGTGGACACTCTGGAGAATATTAAACAGTCGGTCCAAATTGTCCAAACCTTTGATCCTGATATGGTCAACCATCAACATTACCAAACCCTGTACACCATTTACCGCCACGCCTATCCTGCCCTAAAAGGGGTATTTGACCAGCTTTCCGCCTATCAGCGTCAAGCAGGTAAAAATGGAAA
This window of the Caldalkalibacillus uzonensis genome carries:
- a CDS encoding gluconokinase, with translation MSQTGWIGLDIGTTGTKAVLFSQQGEVLAESERTYPLHHPYPGWAEQDPEQIEQAAREVLKGIVSHCSEEGRKVQGVGLSSAMHSLICVDRLGQPLSPSITWADGRSLEQAIRLKQAHEELYLKTGTPHHPMSPLAKLMWMRDNRYPAYQQANAFISIKEYILFKWFGVSVVDYAIASATGLFNIHKLNWEEEALELAGISIEQLSQAVPPTCVLQGLKDPVARDTGLPADTPFVIGASDGPLANLGIGAIDSGEVAVTIGTSGAIRQLTPAPHLDKKQEVFCYAFTDGWWVMGGATNNGGIVLRWLKDMFQGDNHLGETTAYEELLEAARHAPPGANGLLFLPFINGERAPYWDANARGTFVGLTGAHQKEEIIRAALEGVIFNLYSVAQSLQRLGVGQETILASGGFARSPLWLQLLADIFGVQVKVPKSYQSSAWGAAWMAAFALGEVDTLENIKQSVQIVQTFDPDMVNHQHYQTLYTIYRHAYPALKGVFDQLSAYQRQAGKNGNGLIP